The proteins below come from a single Corylus avellana chromosome ca3, CavTom2PMs-1.0 genomic window:
- the LOC132173319 gene encoding stemmadenine O-acetyltransferase-like, which translates to MAMMNVEIISKEIIKPSSPTPHHLRTHKLSFLDQFPPTTYIPIILFYHANNAHDDVDHHVQKSNRLKKSLIQTLNRFYPLSGTVKEDHSIDCNDEGVEFYEAKVACKLSRVLQHFNMEILNQFLPFQPYGSHEVLLAVKYNIFECGGVAVGVCVSHRIADGASATTFLGAWSATSRGDEDHVCPKFDAATYFPPKDISWGKGDIGVTKEKIATRRLVFDKSSIAALKEKASSTRVLAVTAFIWKRLMAISKSKPAPARVHVAIHAVNLRPRMVPPMPTHSFGNLWYFAAAVLSPHDQLYGGDDHDSNRALAMKLSKAIKGINGDYVKKLQSDAIPNSLTKVVEMSSKGDVESYRFTSWCRFGLYEADFGWGEPTWVGCPSMPFKNLVVLTSTRDGHGIEAFVNILEEDAVVFDSDEELLPFVSWEIADY; encoded by the coding sequence ATGGCGATGATGAATGTTGAAATAATCTCAAAGGAAATCATTAAACCATCATCTCCAACACCCCATCACCTTCGAACCCACAAACTCTCCTTCCTAGACCAATTTCCACCCACCACTTATATTCCTATCATCCTTTTTTATCATGCCAATAATGCCCATGACGACGTTGATCATCATGTCCAAAAATCTAATCGTCTTAAAAAGTCCCTAATACAAACCCTCAACCGCTTCTACCCTTTGTCTGGAACCGTCAAAGAAGACCACTCCATCGACTGCAACGATGAGGGGGTCGAGTTTTACGAAGCTAAAGTTGCCTGTAAGTTATCACGAGTTCTCCAACACTTCAACATGGAAATCTTGAACCAGTTTCTGCCATTTCAACCCTATGGAAGCCATGAAGTTCTCTTAGCTGTCAAATATAATATCTTTGAATGTGGCGGAGTAGCCGTTGGTGTGTGTGTTTCACACAGGATCGCTGATGGAGCTTCAGCCACAACATTTCTTGGCGCCTGGAGCGCCACATCCCGTGGAGATGAAGATCATGtctgtccaaaatttgatgCGGCCACGTACTTCCCACCGAAAGATATATCTTGGGGGAAGGGAGACATTGGGGTGACCAAGGAGAAGATCGCAACAAGAAGATTGGTGTTCGACAAATCAAGCATAGCTGCTCTGAAAGAAAAGGCTTCCTCAACGCGCGTTTTGGCGGTTACAGCGTTCATATGGAAACGTCTGATGGCGATATCCAAATCAAAACCCGCACCAGCGAGAGTGCATGTTGCAATTCATGCGGTGAACTTACGCCCCAGGATGGTGCCTCCCATGCCAACGCATTCATTTGGGAATCTTTGGTACTTCGCCGCGGCTGTATTATCACCGCACGATCAGCTTTATGGTGGTGATGATCACGATAGTAATCGTGCGCTGGCGATGAAGCTAAGTAAGGCAATAAAAGGAATCAACGGTGATTACGTGAAGAAACTACAAAGCGACGCGATTCCGAATTCGCTGACAAAGGTGGTGGAGATGTCGTCAAAGGGTGACGTGGAGTCGTATAGGTTTACAAGTTGGTGCAGGTTTGGTCTTTATGAAGCTGATTTTGGGTGGGGGGAGCCTACCTGGGTGGGCTGTCCCAGTATGCCTTTCAAGAATCTCGTGGTGTTGACGAGTACAAGAGATGGGCATGGAATTGAGGCATTTGTGAACATATTAGAGGAAGACGCTGTCGTTTTTGATAGCGATGAAGAACTCCTTCCGTTTGTTTCTTGGGAAATAGCTGACTACTGA
- the LOC132175165 gene encoding stemmadenine O-acetyltransferase-like, with the protein MEMMKVEIISKEIIKPSSPTPHELRNLKGSFLDQLAPTTYIPIILFYQPKSGHDFDQAKNRLKKSLQQTLNRFYPLAGSVKEDHFIDCNDKGVEFYEARSACNLSQVLQHFNLEILNQFLPFEPLGTHEVLLAVKYNVFECGGVAIGVCFSHRIADGASATTFLGAWSATSRGESDEDHVCPKFDVATYFPPKDLPWGMGDIKVTKEKIVTRRLVFDKSSIAALKEKASSTRVEAVSALIWKRLIAINKSKPAPAIVHVAVHAVNLRPRMVPPLPTHSFGNLWYFAMAVLSPLDHQLDHDDDRTLSIKLSHVIKEIDGDYVKKLQSDEFPDTLMKAVEVCSMGDEELYKFTSWCRFPLYEVDFGWGEPTWACCPSMPFKNLVVLTSTRDGHGIEATVNILEEDAVVFDRDEELLPFVSWKIAE; encoded by the coding sequence ATGGAGATGATGAAGGTTGAAATAATCTCAAAGGAAATTATTAAACCATCATCTCCAACACCCCATGAGCTTAGAAACCTCAAAGGTTCCTTCCTAGACCAACTTGCACCCACCACTTATATTCCTATCATCCTTTTTTATCAACCCAAGAGCGGCCATGACTTTGATCAAGCCAAGAATCGCCTTAAAAAGTCCCTACAACAAACCCTCAACCGCTTCTACCCTTTGGCTGGATCCGTCAAAGAAGACCACTTCATCGACTGCAACGATAAGGGGGTCGAGTTTTATGAAGCTCGAAGTGCCTGCAACTTATCACAAGTTCTCCAACACTTCAACTTGGAAATCTTGAACCAGTTTCTGCCATTTGAACCCCTTGGAACCCATGAAGTTCTCTTAGCTGTCAAATATAATGTCTTTGAATGTGGCGGAGTAGCCATTGGTGTGTGTTTTTCGCACAGGATCGCAGATGGAGCTTCAGCCACAACATTTCTTGGCGCCTGGAGCGCTACATCACGTGGGGAATCGGATGAAGATCATGtctgtccaaaatttgatgtggCCACGTACTTCCCACCAAAAGATTTGCCTTGGGGCATGGGAGACATTAAGGTCACAAAGGAAAAGATCGTAACAAGAAGATTGGTGTTCGACAAATCAAGCATCGCAGCTCTGAAAGAAAAGGCTTCCTCAACGCGCGTTGAGGCGGTTTCAGCGCTCATATGGAAACGTCTGATTGcgataaacaaatcaaaaccgGCACCAGCAATAGTGCATGTAGCTGTTCATGCAGTGAACTTACGCCCCAGGATGGTCCCACCCTTGCCAACGCATTCCTTTGGGAATCTTTGGTACTTCGCCATGGCTGTATTATCACCGCTTGATCATCAGCTTGATCATGATGATGATCGTACGCTGTCGATCAAACTAAGTCATGTAATAAAAGAAATCGACGGTGATTACGTGAAGAAACTACAGAGCGATGAGTTTCCGGATACGCTGATGAAGGCGGTGGAGGTGTGCTCGATGGGTGACGAGGAGTTGTATAAGTTTACAAGTTGGTGCAGGTTTCCTCTTTATGAAGTTGATTTTGGGTGGGGGGAGCCCACCTGGGCGTGCTGTCCCAGTATGCCTTTTAAGAATCTTGTCGTCTTGACGAGTACAAGAGATGGACATGGAATTGAGGCAACTGTGAACATATTAGAGGAAGACGCTGTCGTTTTTGACAGGGATGAAGAACTCCTTCCATTTGTTTCTTGGAAAATAGCTGAGTAG